The Elusimicrobiota bacterium genome has a window encoding:
- a CDS encoding polysaccharide deacetylase family protein: MTRRWLCVVGGLLLLYGLYLWTNRKTGAALWGPRETPPAEAFGSENPRLLEERPLRDDGGVAVLLLRPDQEALAAARVLEAAGLPFGVTKDLSAAVRHPLVFIPSGDRSIRPDAQEKKVLRDFVEGGGTLVLQTPPDLMREFTGLHSEKPRRSRRALSLQAFGDEGFALLDAAELRDLPLASPATRQGIWTHGLVPASGLAQGVASFETREAAIVRRKLGLGRVYTLGFDLRDLVLRPPSGRHFDASRGKGRFDPSVDAWTLVFRGWYAAAVGGRGRPARWARLRGLPGDASGLLALTHAVGWGASIDGAEEFLALEQKRGVRATWFVQTKYVTDVLPAPMFDAGMRRLLRKISASGHEIASHSVAHGPDLSALSLGTGEESMKDYRPRLDARGRTHGGTLLGELCLSRGLLREAADDAPVKGFRAPFLSFPVRLDAGLARCGYAWDSSVNAAWALTYRPYRMLRGRAMERESSVREFPMALEDEDAPSGFSAPEKVLALLRSVSSVEGTFVWLLHPDRSPGKAAALEKVLAGLPRGTRTTTLSEAAAFEEARAATRFTLEEDGPAAATLRVAAPAGSRGLSFELSAPVRACSSKLPVRCAGRVVVLEEIREEESRVRLNWK; this comes from the coding sequence ATGACCCGCCGCTGGCTCTGCGTCGTGGGCGGGCTCCTCCTGCTCTACGGGCTCTACCTGTGGACGAACCGGAAGACGGGAGCCGCCCTCTGGGGCCCCCGGGAGACGCCTCCGGCCGAGGCGTTCGGCTCCGAGAACCCGCGCCTCCTCGAGGAGCGGCCTCTGCGAGACGACGGCGGCGTCGCCGTGCTCCTGCTGCGTCCGGATCAGGAGGCGCTGGCGGCCGCGCGGGTCCTCGAAGCGGCCGGGCTCCCGTTCGGCGTGACGAAGGACCTCTCCGCCGCCGTCCGCCATCCGCTCGTCTTCATCCCTTCCGGCGACCGCTCCATCCGGCCGGACGCGCAGGAGAAGAAGGTCTTGCGGGACTTCGTGGAGGGCGGCGGGACCCTCGTACTGCAGACGCCGCCGGACCTGATGCGCGAGTTCACCGGCCTCCACTCCGAGAAGCCCCGCAGGAGCCGCCGCGCGCTTTCGCTCCAGGCGTTCGGCGACGAGGGCTTCGCTCTGCTCGACGCCGCCGAGCTCCGCGACCTCCCGCTCGCCTCCCCGGCGACGCGGCAGGGCATCTGGACGCACGGGCTCGTCCCCGCGAGCGGGCTCGCCCAGGGGGTGGCCTCCTTCGAGACGCGCGAGGCCGCGATCGTCCGGCGCAAGCTCGGCCTGGGTCGCGTCTATACCCTCGGCTTCGACCTCCGGGATCTCGTCCTGCGTCCTCCGTCTGGACGCCATTTCGACGCCTCGCGGGGGAAAGGCCGGTTCGACCCTTCCGTCGACGCCTGGACGCTCGTCTTCAGGGGCTGGTACGCGGCGGCCGTCGGCGGCCGGGGCCGCCCCGCGCGCTGGGCCCGGCTGAGGGGGCTGCCCGGCGACGCCTCGGGCCTGCTGGCCCTCACGCACGCCGTCGGCTGGGGCGCATCCATCGACGGCGCCGAGGAGTTCCTCGCGCTCGAGCAGAAGCGCGGCGTCCGGGCGACCTGGTTCGTCCAGACGAAATACGTGACGGACGTCCTCCCGGCTCCGATGTTCGACGCGGGCATGCGCAGACTCCTGCGGAAGATCTCCGCATCCGGTCACGAGATCGCGAGCCACTCGGTCGCGCACGGGCCCGACCTGTCCGCGCTCTCCCTCGGCACCGGGGAGGAGTCGATGAAGGACTACCGCCCTCGCCTGGACGCACGCGGACGCACGCACGGAGGGACCCTGCTCGGGGAGCTCTGTCTCAGCCGCGGACTCCTCCGCGAGGCCGCCGACGACGCTCCCGTGAAAGGCTTCCGCGCGCCTTTCCTCTCCTTCCCGGTGCGCCTCGACGCGGGGCTCGCGCGCTGCGGCTACGCCTGGGACTCGAGCGTGAACGCCGCCTGGGCGCTGACCTACCGCCCTTATCGCATGCTGCGAGGACGGGCGATGGAGCGCGAGTCCTCCGTCCGCGAGTTCCCCATGGCCCTCGAGGACGAGGACGCTCCCTCGGGGTTCTCCGCGCCGGAGAAGGTCCTCGCGCTCCTCAGAAGCGTCTCCTCCGTCGAAGGGACCTTCGTCTGGCTGCTGCACCCGGATCGGAGTCCAGGAAAGGCCGCGGCGCTCGAAAAGGTCCTCGCCGGCCTGCCGCGGGGGACGCGGACGACGACGCTCTCCGAAGCCGCCGCGTTCGAGGAGGCCCGCGCAGCGACGCGCTTCACTCTCGAGGAGGACGGCCCCGCAGCGGCGACCCTGCGCGTGGCCGCCCCGGCAGGGAGCCGGGGGCTCTCCTTCGAGCTCTCGGCCCCGGTGCGAGCATGCTCATCGAAGCTCCCCGTGCGCTGCGCGGGGAGGGTCGTCGTGCTCGAGGAGATCCGCGAAGAGGAGTCGAGGGTCCGCCTCAACTGGAAGTAA